The Erpetoichthys calabaricus chromosome 16, fErpCal1.3, whole genome shotgun sequence sequence TAAGCATGTATCATCCTGTCCAGGTTTAGTTCCTGCCACAAGCCCAGTGCTACCAGAATATATGTACTCTAGTTACAGTCAATTCATTGTAAAGTTCACTTTGAAACATGTTAAAGATGGAGGAATCAATTCTCATTATATGcagtattaattaattatatcatAAAATAATCCTGTTTAAGTGTGTTTAGAATTTCATAATTTTGCAAGGTGTTTTCCCATTTAAATGGTCTTAAGGTGCTGTAGCTGATGTGAACCCAGCACAATTACACAGTGTATGAAGTTGTGATCGTTTCAGCTCAGTTTTAAATAGCTCAAATCACTGAAGACAGTCTCGGAGCCTTTGCGTAGATTTACAGATGTCAAAGACTGACAGAACATTGTCTcatcatacagtatttatgtacaAACAAAAACctggaataaaatgaaaaataatagaaaaatccTCAACCAAGAGCTAAAATGTGCTGGATATCAAAGGAGCAGTAAATGTGATCAGTTGTTAgtggaaaatagaaaaatgagAACTCCACTTAACAGCActtctggagaaaataaactccTAGAAGACCCCATGGTCTTTTGGAATAAGCTGACAAAAGTTCAGGTTACCAAGgcttaattcatccatccattatccaacctgctatatcctaactactgggtcacgggggtctgctggagccaatcccagccaacacagggcgcaaggcaggaaacaaacccgagcagggtacacacacaccaagcacacactagggccaatttaggattgccattgcacctaacctgcatgtctttggactgtgggaggaaacaggagcacctggaggaaacccacacagacacggggagaacatgcaaactccacgcagggttgacacgggaagcgaacctgggtctcctaactgagaggcagcagcactaccactgcgccaccgtgccaccccaatgcttaattaatgcatgcatttatttctagtaggattgattactgcaatgtggtgttcactggatgttcaaactgttcattatacagcttccagttaattcaaaatgctgcttcaagaattattacaagaacaagaaaatacaaacacataactccagttcttaaatccttatactggctcacagttaagtttagggcagatttcaaaatcgtACTTCTAACGTATaaattcttaaatggccaaggtccgcacattaagatctgaagatgcaGGTCTGATTAtaatttcaaggattaataaaataacagtgggaggtcaaactTTTAGTTCCAgagccccaaagctgtggaatggcctgcctgctactataagagatgccccatcagtCTCAgatttcaaatcccggctgaagactcactacttcagtttagtatacccAGACTAGagatgctgattaactgtgcatactgcatttctgttgttagttattagcaataaaacataagtaatataataGTTAAAATTTGCTACTAACTAACTCTTcacggtactcaaatgtgccacttggtgcagGCAGCTTAGCCATTTGGAATCACAGATGATTATACAGTAGCTGCAGTGTTCaaaagacagaaattcaccacaGTGTTTGTAGTTTATAAAGTCAAATTCATGGAGTCTTGAAATCATGTAAATGGCAGGAATTTAAATTGATGATCTACGTTGGCTTTAGTAGCTTTCGGCACTAAACTTTTAAGTGTTCTTAGAGGATATTACTTCATCCATTTATTTAGgaaacatattttatgtattataggGTCATGGCAGTTGAAACCTACCTATCTCGGCAGTATGGGAGACCGGGTTAAAAAACAGTcctgaatgggacaccagtcAGTTACAGAGGACTCCTGCACACTCACCCGCACAGTGCTCATCGATTGTTTGCCATTAGGTACATCTTTCAGAGCAGAAAATGGGGGAACAGAAATACTCTACACAGGCAGTGACTGGGTCCAGATTTGAACTCACATACTTGGAGATGGGATCCATCACAGTAGTCTGATCTAGCGGACATGCATTAGACTTTTCAAGTTAAGGTGAATTTAAGAGCAGACACTTGTTTTTGGTTCCCCTTTATTAAGTTCTATCTCTTCACAATGCATaatcacatttcagccaattTAGTGTATTTGGACTGAGAGAACAAACACACATGGAAGGAGGAATGAACCAGGGTTCAAGTACTGGAAAAGGCACCATTATCTGCAGTTATACTGGCTATATTACAtgtagtatattattattattatttttattactgttgttgGTATTGTTATTAGTAAGAGTAGCAGCATACCTGTAACCTGGAGTTTAGAATATGGACAGAGTTCTACCAGCATGTTATGACAGTCGACCAGGAAGTGCATCATTGGGGCATCCAGCAGTTAAACATTGTCTGGTTTGCTCAAAAATGACTTTTAAACTGtcagtgcagcagcagcagtagtagtagtagtagtggcagAAATATAATTAGTGGTAACTTATTCGCAGTAATAGCTGGTGTAAAGTGCTAGTGTAAATTTGTGATGCTTATAGGGCTGTGTTAATGCTTTCTGGGGACACTGTCTGCAATGTGAATTTCAccatggggattaataaagtatctatctatctatctatctcaccacATCTGAATCATAATACAGGATGAAGTTTTGGTACCCCATTCCGGGTTGGTTCGATCTTAAAAATACTAGGCCAGTTAGGAAAAAAGAAGACGCAAACgcatgaatgcagtcaaatagaAATGGATTGGATTAGATTGTATGAAGAAATAACGTACAAGGCGTTGGGGCGAATAGCGGCCTTCTGATTGGCGCACTGGACACGATTGTGTTGGGGAAACTTCTAGCGTATTCCTTCATGTGCGCGTGCACATATTCACTGTCGCTTAAAGGTGAACATTAAAAACTATATGACTGAAAAATGGTCGAACAAGAAACATCAGAAAAGAATGCCGCTAACCCAAGTTGGCCATTTATGATGTATGTGCTGATCTGTTCTTGgattaaggagaaagaaaaaaaaaacagttatgttGAAAAAATGTGCTGATGTCACAGGGCTAAAGGCAGAGGCGCCGCTGTTTTTAGTAAGATGAGCATCGAGCAGCAGTGAAGGATGAGATTCCTTCTTAGTGACATCTCATTGTATCATCTCCGTGCACGTTTACTTCTGTATTTACGACCAGCTAAATTTAGCATCGCAGCACTGCCTTGCCAAACGTTCAAaactatgtttctgtttttcaaatTCGTCTGTGGTAAAGGCGTATTATTAGTTGTAAAATAGGAATGGTGGTGTTGTTATGGCACCTGGATTTGTGACCGGTACCTGCTCGTTTTCCACGTGCATTTTCTCCGCGGTCGTGAAGTGAATATGCAGAAGACAAACTTCAGTGAAGGTATGGACAGAAACTTCAAGGGTAACACGACTGTGCGGGGCCTCCCGGTTCCAAGAAGGATGCACGTCAGAATGCGCAGTCATAAACTAACCTTTATTGCTGTAACCCATAAAGGTGTATATACCTGAAGAGccttattatatatactgtacacttaacgcGTTACTTTATTAATGGCGATTTGGTTGTTTGCTGCGCTGACAACTGTCGACTCAGGTACTCTCCGTGAAATTTGCACCCGTGTCTGCCAGGTGTCTTTCTCAGGGTACTCCTGTTTTCACCCGCACCTCAAAACGTGAAGGATGCTTTGACTGAACACTACCCACCTGttaggaagtgtgtgtgtgtgtgtgcgtcaccCTAATCCAGGATGGCAGATGCGTACTCTGAAGACCTCCACGTTAGAACATTGGAACCAAAAGTCCAAAAAGTTAATTAATCCTGTACACCTcgattgtctaaaataacatcaagtcgagatttaaaggtccctaaaAATCCTGCCCTCCATTATAGTATTATCATACTAttacatgtgtctgtggttctttgtgtaaagaaaaacgttcCAGCATTTGTGCAAAGTTCACCCTTAGGTTTCTGTGCCTGCATCTTctagctaaatatttttttttaagtaacagcTTGGATCCGCTGTCCTAAAAACTTCAATTGTTTAACGTCATATTTTTTTAACGTAAAGATTCTACTCATTCAATCTCTACTCACAGCTCACTCAGTTACCCTCAGTCCTGAATAACCCTTGTTGCTCTCCCTCTGGACCTCAGGTACTGTAACGTCATGGCActctaatatggagaccaaaactgcactgaAACTCCACACTCTTTAAAAATCAAGGTGGGTCTTCAGAACGATTCCATTGGCGAGAGGGGTGGGGGGCTCTCTTCCACAAGGAGGTTCCAATAGGAACCTTCAGATACAGGGTCCATAAATAATCacgaattaaataataataaatttgtaaaactgAAACGGACTCATGATTTCAGAAGAAGAGTAACTCAGACCAAGCTTTTCATGTTAGTATCCTTATAGGTTTCCTACTAGACATCAttacatatttctgttttgtcctccCAAAGAACCAAATTCATATGCAAATAACCCAAAAAgattctttgtcaagcaaagaGTTCTACAAGGAACTACACAACCCAGAAGAGTGCCCTTTGAGAACCGGGATTTTTAGGAGTGCAGTTGACGCCTCACTAGAGCGTTGTGCAATTTAAGAATAACCTCGtttgacttgtattccacacattaGGGGCCATACAACCTAACACCACGTTAGaattcttgatcacttctatacctcctgcgtCTGgtttactttcaattttcagacttcccgttgtgtattaaaatcaaaacttttaatgtacaactttacatttactgacattaagtttAATCTTTGCCaaagcctgtatgctgcccaagtccctctgtaataattcgGCAGATTCTGAATTATCTGCTAGTCCACCaagcttggtatcatcttcaaacttaaccaACTGGTTGTTACGTTCCTGTATTTCAACAATCAGTTCCAGAAAATAAACGTCTTCATGGGTAACAATTTGATTTGATTATGGAAAAtgttaagcaaaataaaaattggtGTCATAACTAGTGCAGTTAGTACTCAAGCCTGATAGTGTGCGCGCCTTTAAGTGCCAGGATTAGTTCGTCTTGTGACTTTTAGCTGGTTTCCTGGACAGAATAAAtgagattaaaaaatgaataaattcaagaaaaaaacacAGCCCTTTTGGAGATTCGTTTTAAAGATGATTTTACGAGAATCGCAGCATTTCTCTCAGATCCCTTCCAAGATCTGCTGAATTGAACGCTGAGCCGAAAATAGCCAGTTATCTGCCGGAGGACTAAGATCGTGGCAGCCGTCCGCAGAACCCACAGTTCCCGCTGTCGGCTGTAGGGTGGCTAACACGGTGTCCCTTTGTCCTGATCTTTTTGTCATAAATCTTGCCATTTTACAACGGAAAGTATATCCTTAGGAATGAGAAGCATATTAAAATCCCAGCAAGGGACTGGCTCCGAGACAGAGCCCAACGCATTCTGACCACGAAAattccttttattaaaaaccGCACGACACGAAATCGAACCTCAGCTGAAATAGTGCGAtcatgtgtgtgtatttgtgtgaggatatttatatatgattcgatgttattagattttctgATAAGTAAAATGGACAAGCAACAGTCAGAACGTTGTTTTAATTGAAGTTTAGTTCTGTGTATTTTCTGAAGTCGTGTTTGCCTTTCAGAGAATCGTTTTTGTTGATTCGTCGTGGGGTTTTTTTTATCTCAGAGAAAAGCAGGTGACATCCAGCACTCCAGCCGCGCAGAGGGAACCACCTCTTCTCTCTTCAAAATCTCGGCTTGTCTTAGAGCCATTACTTGACAACGAACAATTTCGATCTGGGAAGGCTTCCttacatatgaagttggttcacTGGACTTTGAAAATGTTCCAAATTCGTGGGAAACCCGAGCTCTTTAATGTGCGAATaggctggttaagaaaatggatggatggagtaggCTACCCAGCGGGATAGCGACAGATCGAGGAAACCTGAACTAAGACTGTATGCAGCAGAGGAGTCTTTTTAACATGAGGGACCCGCTTATTTCTCAAATCTCTTATCATCTGCTTATGTTTATTAATGGAGCCTGTTActgatataaacaaataaaagttctttttggAATCTTCATGCGTGTGTTCTATCACCTTTATTTTTGAGAGTGTGGACATACTGTCCGCATGTCACACAGGTCGTCGCAGACACACCTGAACGGGGCCAGTGGATGTCACACGGGCAGCACGTGCAAACTTGGCCCATGCGTCAAAGCGACAGTTTAGTTCAAGTTTCTTTTGGCATATTCACGCCGGGAGACCATATCATGCCATCTGCGATTCACATGCGCTTAATGCAAAATGATTCTGAAAACATAGGTTTATTATTACTACTTTTACAAGCATCTATGTACCAATATTCACCTTAAATTTACAcgaataaaatatacattttcttattcCATGCGTTAAATTACATTACATACTTTTCGTCCGTATCTGCTGTAAATAAGCGCTCTCCTGAATTGCTTGCAAAAGCATGACGAATTGAAAGGCTGTCCAGACTGAAATATTGGaaacaaaaaagtgaatataCTGGAACTGCCAAGTTCGTATTCCCTTTTGGAAAAGTGTGCAGTTCCAAGAAGTGTCCTCCTCCTGTTCAACCCCATATTACTGAAATGGAAcagcagaaatacaaataaacttaGAAAGACAGCATTTACATGAAGGACATAGCAGACGTGTGGCTTAAATCACATTAAataatattctctctctctctttctctttctgtctgtctctctctctgtgtctctgacTCTTTCTCCGTGTCACTATTCACATTCCACATAGTGGAAAGTAGTCCGATTTTTGTTCCCCGTCGCGAAAAGGACCGccgttattttaaaaaaaaggtgGGCCGTCGGCCGGGCATTGGTCCCCAGGTTGCCAGAAGCTGATTATTTCTGTcgcttttttgttattattttgatgCTCTTCTCATGGTTCCTATTCAGTTCGTGGAATTCTTCCTTTTGCTTTGTTGTTATAGAGTAACATTTTAGTCACGTATATAACAAAGTGTCGAGCAGTCCAACATGAGGTGACAAAGAGCAGAGCAGCAAGGAGGGTTGGGTTGGCAGGTGTCGGCGTGAAGTCTACGCGGGCTGTCAGTCGAGATCGATGGAGATGCAGCGGCACTGCTTGACCCGCTGGACCCTCTTCCGTTTGGTGGACGGCTGCAAATCCGGGCAGTTGAGCGTCACAGTCATCGAAGTGAACTTCTGGGGCTTGCAGAAGGAGCATGACTGAAAAGACCCCTCGTCCCGGCGGACGTGCCTGGGGATGTAGAACGAGTTGCACTGACCGTAGCAGAAGCGATTGATGATGGTGCGGCTATGGCAGCCTTCTTCGTGGATGGTTTGCTTCAGCGGCTGTGTTTTGCACCAGTCCCTCTTCAGGTACTTGCGCTCTGTGACGTGCAGGGCCTCCTGGCTGGACTCAAGCACTTCTTCGTTGGGCACGGCAGTGCCCCTCCCTCGGTCGCGGGACCCCGAGCCCGCCGGCTGAGCTTGGGGTGACTGCTGCTCCGACTCGTTGGGCTGGTTTTTGGACGGGGACGGGATGGCACCGTGAGAACCTCCTCTGTTCTTCTTGGCCTCGGCCGAAATCACAAGCAGCCCAAAGAGAAGGGTCATCAGGGCCCAGCGGGGGGTTACCGTTACCatcctggaaaaaaaacaagagggcaaaaaaaatcaaactcgtGTCAGATGTACGCCTTGATGGTCAAACTGGGATTTCTTTCAAATCAACCATTCAGGGCCTCATCAATTTAGTGAATGACTTCTTTATGTTATAGGTAGAGACTCgtgttttatgttctttttgtactGTAAAATAACAGGTAGTGATATTGATGCCAGCGATGGGCGctttaataaatgaaaactgaTTGGAGCCCAAAGTATATAGCCAGACTTTTATATATACCTTAACCAAACGCACCTACCCTCTTAGAAATCCTGGTTCTGGAATGGTGCTTTACTGGTTTGTGGggttcctcatagaaccactCCTGCACAAAGAGCCATTTGATTTGGGAAATATTATCTGAATATGATATATatgttctttgggctttgaaaggtTTCCTAATATATGGACAAAGCAGAAATCTCTAATGCATAGTAGGCTACTTAACGGAATATGACAGATCCAGAAAACCAAACTTAGCCTGAGTGATTGTGTCGGTGCAAAAGTCTTTATAAAACCagaaacccattggtatttcacaaatgtgGTATAATCTTTTCTCGGAATATATTCTGTAACAGATGCAAGAAAATGAAGGAACCGAAAATGGTTTCCCCGTGGTATCGCTTTCTTGAACCGCGCTTAGGCGGCTAGATGCGTGAGGTGCAGTCAAAGAAGCTTTTATCAACGGCGTGCCAGCAAAATGTACGCGTAAATAACATGGAAAGCCACAAACCGGCAGGggctaaaaagaaaaggaaacgtgCTGGCGTAACCTTTGGACCTGCTCGATCCCTGCATCCTTtttggaagaaaaagaaattcagcCCCAATACTTTAATAATCAAGTTAGACACTCAGGATGGCTTTTAGGATAACTGACAGAGCTGAAAATGAGACGTTCTAGAAAGTCCAAGAGCGAAATAATAAAGCGCATCAAGTTTACTAGCCCGGCTTTGACTGAACAAtaggaaatacactatataacagatagatagaaaatgcactatataacagatagatagatggataaataaaaactgcaccatataacagatagatagaaaatgcactatataacagcTAGTTAACTAGAAAGCGATTGGAAAGGCACAATATCACACAGATTGATAAAAGAGGCATTAGATAATACATTGGAAATGCACTATGTATCAGATAGATTGATAAATTCATAGAAAGTGCACTATACaataaatagatataaaatgcactatgtgatagatagatagatagatagatagatagatagatagatagatagatagatagatagatagatagatagatagagtatagGTACTAAATAATAGAGAGAGACATAGGAAAAGCTATGTATTACACAGACAGATACAAAAGTTCCTGTATAATAATTGGATGGGTAATGCACTAAATAACATCTATAGAAAGTGTGCCATGTAACAAATAGatatataagaaacaaaaaaagttatatttgATGTGAAGTGCAATTTAAagacatatatacagtaacagtatATGAAATGGGGATAATAATAATGGGAGCCATTTTTTggcacccaaaaaaaaaacatccacgtGAAGGCTCCGGCAAGAGCCTTAGTTTAACAATGATGGTAAGCTCAATAAATAGTCATGAACAGATGATAACAAATTTGTGAAGTGGGTGTCTGATTTTAAAAGGGCGTTTAATGCGTTAATTACGATAGGCCAAAATCAGATGTTCTTGATCTCTTAATATCCTGTTTGATAGCCTGCTATCCATGAGAGATTTCAGATTTGTCCCCAAAAACCTTTCAAAACTTGAAGAACcaattttatatgcaaagaacctttcTCAGAACTGCCATTAATGAACCTTTTTTTACGAGTTTGAAATGACATCTACgaaataaaaagaaaccaaatcACAATAGGCATTGATCGACTGGTTGGACCCTCTAAACTGGTCACTCCCGTGTTTATTTTCATGAAAGTGTTGTGAGACTGTCTGGCCTTCCGTTTGGGACCTGCCCCAGCCAGGTGCTCGCTAATGCCGTCCAATATCCATTAGTCGAAATGGCTGTTTTAAATTACTCATATGGACATATTTGGCACGTAGAAAGAAATCTTGAATAATAGGGAAAACGCCCATATAGACACACACAGAACATGAAAAATCCCTACAAGACCTGGCTAGTCAGGGTTTAAACCAAAGTACCAGGAGCTACAAGTTGGTGTCACCTGCCACTACGCCACTACCAGccttatgataaaaataatttccGTTCATTTGTGATGCCGATTTTTATGGTTGTAGGAATAATATAATATGTTTCGAGTTAAGAGTTGTCTTGCACACCTTGCGCTTCTCAATCCACTCGCGTGTTATGAAGTGAAATAGTGAGGCTTGGTGGTCCGGTCTGAATGAGTGAGCCCGGCGGTGTGAGGGCATCCCCACTGCATAAATCGagtttggaaaatagatggactagtggatgtttttttttcatttgaaatatttatttatgtttatgtcaTTAGATATGATCATTATTTGAACGCAATTGTGTCCGTCAATTGACTTAAGCGTAATGAATAGattgaaaaatctgaaagcagttTGAAAAGCAATGCGAAAAAAGTGCATTAATATACCATGCATACAATGTTTTATTGTAACactaatatatttgtaaatgtttacaAGTGTTTCAGAAATGCGCTATTTAAATTGAACTGTAATGAATGGATAAACAGCATTGCTCATTAAGTATTATTATATTTCCTGTAAATTAAAAGCTCACTCGAAGAAGGGCAGTGCAGATATGATAGCCGTGTACCCACCCTGCTTGTTCGGCGTTAAATAAGTAGCTCATCACCACGGGGCTCGAAGCCAGTTGTGTCGTCGGCGCAGCAGAACTAACGTGTGTCTCGTCGAGGTTTATGAGTTTGGGCAGTTTTAGTGACACGTAGTGTGTTTTAAAACAGGATTCACAAGAGAGGCGCGTTGCCTTCATTTTCCCAGACTTGACAAGTGAAGCCAATAGAAACCGCCTTGGCCGGCGCTCTGAGTGCCGAGTCCGCTCGAAACCGCTTTTGTCGCGTCTGCCTGTGATTTCATTAAACTGTATGGCAGTttcaaaaaagtgaacatttactCCGATGAATTGTTCATTTCCGCTCATTTGTCGTGTCTTTACAGGGTTACAGTTTCGTTACTCTACCATCTGCGGTCCAGCAGTCAGCAGGGCAGAGCGATCGCAAGAGCCATACGTGCCCGTTCTCGATATTTCCAAAATGTAGTGTGCGCCCTTAACAGTCCAGTCAGAGTCGTATCCTCGTCGTATTTTAGCTTTATGTCCTAAGATTAACATCAAATGAGATGCCTTGTTGGATGGGAAACTTTGGCTACTTCAAGTAACATCAGTCTAAACGTCTTGTGCCGATTATCCAATTTGGGATAGCGGCGAGCCGGCGCCTTTTCGTTATGGGGTAAGTTAGCCCAGTTTGCATTAATAGTGTGCAGCTACAGTGGAGTCACTGAGGTAGTGCATTCGGAAAGCCCCCCGCTCCTGTTACACATCCCGGTATATTCCAGACAGTCGCCCTTTTAATTAGcatatttcttaaaggttgtcacagTGGGAGAGCGTGAGGACATGTGGCGTCCCTTCCAGTGCTGGCCGCAGCGACTCGATTAAAGACGAGTAGCGGTTTAATCATCTGTTTCGTAGAGATATTAGACGCTAACAAGAGGTTAGCTACATTCATCATGTTGGAAACAAATGCGAGGCAGGATCCAACCCTGGACTGGGCGCAAATAATTTTGGGTtctatgaaagaaaaagaaagtgacgCTGTAGTCGGATGGATTTGCTAAATAGATTTAGATTGAATGAAAACTATGAAAAGGCGCCCTGCTTTGAAACTCCTAAGCCTGCATAGATAACAATCGAGCCCGTGATAACAGTCAACAGCTAATACCGGGGTACTCAACCTTATAGCGTCGTTTTCTGAAGTGTTAACTTTTTCCCCAGGTGCACACTGGGGAACgcttatttgcctttttataaCACTTATAAGctaaatttcattattattattattattattattataagacaaGAGTTTTCAGCTTAAACCGTACGCCGGACACACGTGCATCCACAGCACAAACCCGGCATAGTAAATCAAATTCCGGTAGTTTGTTACAAAACGTCTCATCTTGTTCTTAGCACGTCTCATCTTTTTTAGGACGGGGGCTCCTGTCACATCAGCCGTGTCCCATTGGCAATTCCGTTTGACGGGACTGAACCCCACGGTGATTTAAATGGTCACGAACTTGGATGCAAAGACGAACGCGGATTTACTCACCTGTTCTCTCCTCTTTGCTCACACAGATGGCCGAAGTAAGGTTCGTTTCTCCTACTGACCGTCCTCCTTTCCCAAAACACAAACTAAGCCTGCTGTATTTTGCTGAGACCCAAGCCCTGTCAGCAAGTCCATAGGAAGAGAGAAGTCTGGATCGTGGTACAAATGCAGCAGCGCCGGCCTGTCTCCTTTTTAAATGTCTGCCAGCCGAGATATGCGCCACAGCTCCCTTAACTTTATTGGCCAGCCGCGATCCAAAGAACAGTCATCTTATCCGCCCCCCAGCACGTCCATCAGCCCACAAGTGAGGAGCAGCAGAGTGTGGGAGGCGGAGAAGGGCGTCCCGGGACAGGACCGGACGCCAATCCATCACAAACGATCACATTCGGGTTTCGAATGGACAGGACACCCCGAGATTTGACGCCTACAGCAAAGTAAAAGTGGAAgctgtatttcttatttttgtatatttggctGTCGCCTTTTTTTAAAGGTGACCAATAAAATCAGAACgccttacaaatatttttattttatttatatacttttattttgcagttggagcacaggcaggttaggtgacttGATCGGGACACATAAATTGTCACCAGTGGGACTTAAACAGCAGCCTTGTAGTTATAAAGTCAAGTTCCTTAACCACTATAGTATACTCTCCTCTGCCTGACTATAAAAATCTTAAGGGGGCTTAAGATGATCTCCCTGAGTCCGCATGGGTTTGTTCcgactgtccaaagacatgcaggttaggtgggatGGTGAGAGTAAATTGGCTGTAGTCTGTGTGTGTgacggactggcgccctgtccgtggtttgttcctgcctaggcccctatgctagctaggataggctccagctccccaccCCACCATGACCCTTGTTTGTATGaagtgggttagacaatgacaTGTTTGCAATTTGatgcatttatgtttatattattattacttaatatttggctgatgcctttatctaaggcgATATACTACATCTCAGATACCATTAAGTACATTTCTATTGTTTTTCCAACTAGAGCCCAAGCAGGTGAAGTAACTTGGTCAGGGTCACCCAGTGTCAGTAGCAGAGTTTGAATTCAAACCCTTAAAGCCTTAAACACTACGCCACACACTGTACAGCAGATGTCTCAGGCTCGTCTAGGTGACGACTCTCACGCTTAGTCCgcaacatgaaatgtgtgtggcCCGTGCCTGGTCCTGCTCGGTTAGTGACTGCTTCTTTTCAGTTCTGTGCcataaagaatttcattttatttattg is a genomic window containing:
- the LOC114666862 gene encoding gremlin-1-like translates to MVTVTPRWALMTLLFGLLVISAEAKKNRGGSHGAIPSPSKNQPNESEQQSPQAQPAGSGSRDRGRGTAVPNEEVLESSQEALHVTERKYLKRDWCKTQPLKQTIHEEGCHSRTIINRFCYGQCNSFYIPRHVRRDEGSFQSCSFCKPQKFTSMTVTLNCPDLQPSTKRKRVQRVKQCRCISIDLD